Proteins from a genomic interval of Sulfurimonas sp. HSL3-2:
- a CDS encoding tetrahydrodipicolinate N-succinyltransferase N-terminal domain-containing protein yields the protein MQIIETSDAFKALIEKIKSETAGYKDPLAFGIARVDFGQLNSDKVLQATYPIINWNENFGSAAIFIEALKEQGVQVDFNKDEVICNINLAFLESCLNAFTPYSEEAYGDAHKNIQVVSSLYSQMKENGYKEGEFRVVFLFNDAPCASVEATYLKLYALSLAKVQLRSINLNGAFGALPNVAWSAGNPIELDWLREFEIELKLSNSYPHIDFVDKFPRFLQHIIPADNTRVLDTSKVRFGAQLHAGTTIMPGASYVNFNAGTTGVSMVEGRISSSAIVGDGSDVGGGASILGVLSGTDGNPISIGKNCLLGANSVCGIPLGDGCIIDAGIAILEGTKVTINAKELEKIQEVNQGTPLKGDVFKGKELAGLNGLHFRQNSLTGELSASRSRREIKLNADLH from the coding sequence ATGCAAATAATAGAAACAAGTGATGCCTTTAAGGCATTGATTGAGAAAATAAAATCTGAGACTGCCGGATATAAAGATCCATTGGCTTTTGGTATCGCAAGAGTTGATTTCGGTCAGTTAAACAGTGATAAAGTTCTTCAAGCGACTTACCCTATTATCAACTGGAATGAAAACTTTGGTAGTGCCGCTATCTTCATAGAAGCATTAAAAGAGCAAGGCGTACAAGTTGATTTTAACAAAGATGAAGTCATTTGTAATATTAATTTAGCATTTTTAGAGAGTTGTTTAAATGCATTTACACCTTACAGTGAAGAAGCTTACGGTGATGCACATAAAAACATCCAAGTAGTCTCAAGCCTTTACTCACAGATGAAAGAAAACGGTTATAAAGAGGGTGAGTTTAGAGTAGTATTTTTATTTAATGATGCCCCGTGTGCAAGCGTTGAAGCTACATACCTTAAACTTTACGCGCTTTCATTAGCAAAAGTACAACTAAGAAGCATCAACCTAAACGGAGCTTTCGGTGCACTTCCAAATGTTGCTTGGTCTGCAGGAAACCCTATTGAACTTGACTGGTTACGTGAATTTGAAATAGAGTTAAAACTTTCAAACTCATACCCTCATATCGATTTCGTCGATAAGTTCCCAAGATTCTTACAACACATCATCCCTGCGGACAATACACGTGTCTTAGATACTTCAAAAGTACGTTTTGGTGCACAGCTTCATGCCGGGACTACTATCATGCCTGGTGCTAGTTATGTGAACTTCAATGCAGGTACGACAGGTGTGAGCATGGTCGAAGGACGTATCTCTTCATCTGCTATCGTCGGTGACGGAAGTGATGTGGGCGGCGGTGCTTCTATCCTTGGTGTTCTTAGCGGAACGGACGGAAACCCTATCTCTATCGGTAAAAACTGTCTTCTTGGCGCAAACAGTGTTTGTGGTATCCCTTTAGGTGACGGCTGTATCATAGATGCGGGGATCGCTATTTTAGAAGGTACTAAAGTTACTATCAATGCAAAAGAATTAGAAAAAATTCAAGAAGTAAACCAAGGCACTCCTTTAAAAGGTGATGTTTTCAAAGGAAAAGAGCTGGCAGGACTAAACGGCCTTCACTTTAGACAAAACTCTTTAACAGGCGAACTGTCTGCATCTCGTTCAAGAAGAGAGATCAAACTAAACGCTGACCTTCACTAG
- a CDS encoding ankyrin repeat domain-containing protein encodes MNEWINLLQDNDYLGVKKYIKEGADVNESNETEESVLACALRYRCDDEIIDILVQNGADLNDFNEDGVSILDYAIMYNKIDLAKKIIESGVDVNRTNRPSRFTPLMGAVCYGRGEIAKMLLEKGADKDAVDNKGLSALGFAKKTHKKSMIKLLEES; translated from the coding sequence ATGAATGAATGGATTAATCTTTTACAAGATAACGATTATTTAGGTGTAAAAAAGTATATAAAAGAGGGCGCTGACGTAAATGAAAGTAATGAGACAGAAGAGTCGGTTCTTGCGTGTGCCCTCAGATATAGATGTGATGATGAGATAATAGATATTTTAGTACAAAACGGCGCAGATCTGAACGATTTTAATGAAGACGGAGTAAGCATACTCGATTATGCGATCATGTATAATAAAATCGATCTGGCTAAAAAAATAATCGAATCAGGTGTTGACGTAAACAGAACAAACCGACCTAGCAGATTCACGCCACTGATGGGAGCAGTATGTTACGGAAGAGGGGAAATAGCAAAAATGTTGTTGGAAAAGGGGGCTGATAAAGACGCTGTAGACAATAAAGGGCTTAGCGCTCTTGGCTTTGCCAAGAAGACGCATAAAAAAAGTATGATCAAACTTCTTGAAGAGAGTTAA
- a CDS encoding molybdopterin-binding protein: MYNFYAVIIGTEILNSRREDKHFIFIRDLLNSYGHNLFASFIIKDDEELIKNTFELVKKDERSVLFSFGGIGSTPDDLTRQIAADVFTCKPLVRHKQFEQDILERFKDEAYPHRIHMAELPEYANLIKNPVNNMSGFELQHRYFFVPGFPEMSHPMLKECVGRYFSESIKKYRKTLLADTSENTLIDIMKTIPADMELSSLPIINNNSPRVELSLNYNDNEVLNTEFDKFIKYLNDQNIEYVIKD, encoded by the coding sequence ATGTACAACTTTTATGCCGTTATCATAGGGACGGAGATACTCAACAGCCGTAGAGAGGACAAACATTTTATATTTATCAGAGACCTTTTAAACTCCTACGGACACAATCTTTTTGCTTCGTTTATCATCAAAGACGATGAAGAGCTTATTAAAAACACATTCGAGCTTGTAAAAAAAGATGAAAGATCGGTTCTTTTTAGTTTTGGAGGGATCGGTTCTACTCCCGATGATCTGACAAGACAGATAGCAGCCGATGTCTTTACATGTAAGCCTCTAGTGCGCCATAAGCAGTTTGAACAAGATATCTTAGAAAGGTTTAAAGATGAGGCCTACCCTCACCGCATACATATGGCCGAACTGCCTGAATATGCGAACCTTATAAAAAACCCCGTCAATAACATGTCCGGTTTTGAACTCCAGCACAGATACTTTTTTGTCCCCGGTTTTCCTGAGATGTCACATCCAATGTTAAAAGAGTGTGTCGGCAGATATTTTTCTGAATCTATCAAGAAGTACCGCAAGACACTCCTTGCAGATACCAGTGAAAACACCCTGATCGACATTATGAAAACGATCCCTGCAGATATGGAACTCTCCTCATTACCGATAATAAACAACAACTCTCCAAGAGTCGAACTTTCTTTAAACTATAATGATAACGAGGTGTTAAATACGGAGTTTGATAAGTTTATCAAATACCTAAATGATCAAAATATCGAGTATGTTATTAAAGATTAA
- the adk gene encoding adenylate kinase has translation MRIILLGAPGAGKGTQAQFLTKKYNIPQISTGDMLRAAIKAGTEMGKLAKEAMDSGKLVTDEIIIGLVKDRIAEEDCKNGYLLDGFPRTLAQADAVTNAGIQIDAVIEIDVPDEEIVKRMSGRRAHLASGRTYHVVFNPPKVEGKDDETGEDLVQRDDDKEEVVLDRLRVYHEQTEPLIGYYKAQAAKDSNVKYITVDGTAHIDEVEKAIVAGLN, from the coding sequence ATGAGAATCATACTACTTGGAGCTCCGGGTGCAGGAAAAGGCACTCAAGCTCAATTTTTGACAAAAAAATACAACATCCCTCAGATCTCAACTGGAGATATGCTTCGTGCTGCCATCAAAGCAGGTACTGAGATGGGAAAACTTGCTAAAGAAGCGATGGACTCAGGAAAACTTGTGACTGATGAGATCATTATCGGGCTTGTAAAAGACCGTATTGCTGAAGAAGATTGTAAAAACGGTTACCTTTTAGACGGTTTCCCACGTACGCTTGCACAAGCAGATGCAGTGACAAATGCAGGGATCCAGATCGATGCAGTGATCGAGATCGATGTCCCTGATGAAGAGATCGTAAAAAGAATGAGTGGTCGTCGTGCACACTTGGCTAGCGGAAGAACATACCATGTAGTATTTAACCCGCCGAAAGTCGAAGGCAAAGATGACGAGACAGGTGAAGACCTTGTACAACGTGATGATGATAAAGAGGAAGTGGTACTTGATCGTCTTAGAGTCTACCATGAGCAAACTGAGCCTCTTATCGGTTACTATAAAGCGCAGGCTGCAAAAGATTCAAACGTCAAATATATTACAGTTGACGGTACTGCACACATTGACGAAGTTGAAAAAGCTATCGTTGCAGGACTAAACTAA
- a CDS encoding cupin domain-containing protein, with amino-acid sequence MAIVSIKNSNHYEWGSNCDGWHLATSKDLSVIQERMHKGTSETRHLHNKAEQFFYILSGIATLEVSGDIHIIHPNEGFHIPAGVAHTLSNEHEQDLEFLVVSTPPSHGDRENA; translated from the coding sequence ATGGCAATTGTTTCCATAAAAAACAGTAATCATTATGAATGGGGAAGCAACTGTGATGGTTGGCATCTTGCTACTTCTAAAGATCTAAGCGTCATCCAGGAACGTATGCATAAAGGAACATCTGAGACACGTCATCTGCACAATAAAGCAGAGCAATTTTTCTATATTCTTTCTGGTATAGCAACACTTGAAGTATCAGGAGATATACATATTATACATCCTAATGAAGGGTTTCATATTCCTGCAGGTGTCGCACACACTTTAAGTAATGAGCATGAGCAGGATTTGGAGTTTCTAGTAGTATCAACTCCGCCAAGCCATGGGGACAGAGAAAATGCATAA
- a CDS encoding adenylate kinase, with the protein MKKLFLIIGAPGSGKTTDAELIAKNNQDISHYSTGDMLRAEVASGSELGAEINNYISKGLIVPIKIAIETIVNAIKNAPTDVIIIDGYPRSMEQLNALDEYLKEDSSLELCSVIEVHVSEETARDRVLGRARGADDNTEVFDNRMKVYTEPLAEIQAFYSAKDLLHVISGEGSIEEIVSEMESFIKTKI; encoded by the coding sequence ATGAAAAAACTGTTTTTGATTATCGGGGCTCCGGGCTCCGGGAAAACGACAGATGCTGAGCTGATCGCTAAAAACAATCAAGATATCTCTCACTACTCTACAGGCGATATGCTTAGAGCAGAAGTCGCAAGCGGCAGTGAGCTTGGTGCTGAGATCAACAACTATATCAGCAAGGGACTTATCGTTCCTATCAAGATAGCTATAGAAACGATTGTAAACGCGATCAAAAACGCTCCTACTGATGTGATCATCATCGACGGTTATCCTAGAAGTATGGAACAGTTAAATGCATTAGACGAGTATCTAAAAGAGGACTCCTCTTTAGAGCTTTGCAGTGTTATAGAAGTACATGTAAGCGAAGAAACGGCTCGTGACAGAGTCCTAGGTCGTGCACGTGGTGCTGATGACAACACAGAGGTGTTTGACAACCGCATGAAAGTTTATACTGAACCATTAGCTGAAATACAAGCTTTTTACAGTGCTAAAGATCTTTTACATGTAATAAGTGGCGAAGGAAGCATCGAAGAGATAGTCTCCGAGATGGAAAGTTTTATAAAAACGAAGATATAA
- the aspS gene encoding aspartate--tRNA ligase, protein MRTHYCTDLSIKNIDEVVTVAGWANSYRDHGGIIFIDVRDKSGLIQLVCDPSDNAEAHKIADGIRDEFVLVATGKIRPRGEGLVNPRLKTGEIELVVDTLKIENKSAPTPFVIGDKNVGEETRLKYRYLELRDPEMYETFRLRSKAAIAARNVLDANGFLEVETPILTKSTPEGARDYLVPSRVHNGEFYALPQSPQLFKQLLMVGGFDRYFQIAKCFRDEDLRADRQPEFTQIDVEMSFCDQEEVIKVAEDLLTGMFGACGIDVKPPFNRIKHNDAMEWYGSDKPDLRYGLKMVDVIDIFERCDNEIFTNIAKKPHTNRIKALKVPGADLVFSKREMKSFEDFVRKFGAHGLGYFQMKEDGLKGPLIKFFSEEDIQLLIERTELEVGDVVFFGAGDKKTVLDYMGRFRIFIAEHEKMNLVDKDRFEFVWVVDFPMFEVEDGRVKALHHPFTMPKDTDKEDVEEIESIAYDIVLNGVELGGGSIRIHKPEVQEEIFKLLGIGEEEAQEKFGFLLDALKFGAPPHGGFAIGFDRLMMLISKKSSIRDVIAFPKTQKASCILTQAPSTVDNDQLKELHIRVREQVKA, encoded by the coding sequence TTGAGAACTCATTATTGTACAGACTTAAGCATAAAGAATATAGATGAAGTAGTAACTGTAGCTGGTTGGGCGAACAGCTACCGTGACCACGGCGGGATCATCTTTATCGACGTGCGTGATAAAAGCGGATTGATCCAACTTGTATGTGATCCATCTGACAATGCTGAAGCACATAAGATCGCTGATGGTATTCGCGATGAATTCGTGCTTGTAGCAACAGGTAAAATTCGCCCTCGTGGTGAAGGACTTGTAAATCCTCGTCTAAAAACAGGTGAGATAGAACTAGTTGTAGATACTTTAAAAATAGAAAATAAAAGTGCCCCTACCCCTTTTGTTATCGGGGATAAAAACGTAGGTGAAGAGACACGTTTAAAATACCGCTATCTAGAACTTCGTGATCCTGAGATGTATGAGACATTCCGTCTTCGTTCAAAAGCGGCTATCGCTGCTCGTAACGTACTTGATGCTAACGGATTCTTAGAGGTCGAGACTCCTATTCTTACTAAGTCGACTCCTGAGGGTGCAAGAGATTACCTTGTCCCTTCACGTGTACATAATGGAGAGTTTTATGCGCTTCCACAATCACCGCAGCTATTTAAACAACTACTTATGGTCGGTGGATTTGACAGATATTTCCAGATCGCTAAATGTTTTAGAGATGAAGATCTAAGAGCTGACCGTCAACCTGAGTTTACGCAAATAGACGTCGAGATGAGCTTCTGTGACCAAGAAGAGGTCATCAAAGTGGCTGAAGACCTTTTAACAGGTATGTTCGGTGCTTGCGGTATCGATGTAAAACCACCGTTTAACCGTATCAAACACAATGATGCTATGGAGTGGTACGGTTCAGACAAACCTGACTTAAGATATGGTCTTAAAATGGTCGACGTTATCGACATCTTCGAGCGTTGTGACAACGAAATATTTACAAATATCGCTAAAAAACCTCATACGAACCGTATCAAAGCTTTAAAAGTTCCGGGTGCTGACTTAGTATTTTCAAAAAGAGAGATGAAAAGCTTTGAAGACTTTGTAAGAAAATTCGGTGCTCACGGTCTTGGATACTTCCAGATGAAAGAAGATGGTCTTAAAGGTCCGCTTATCAAGTTCTTCAGTGAAGAGGATATTCAGCTTCTTATAGAAAGAACTGAACTTGAAGTCGGTGACGTTGTTTTCTTCGGTGCAGGAGATAAAAAAACTGTACTTGACTATATGGGACGTTTTAGAATCTTTATCGCTGAACATGAGAAGATGAACCTTGTAGACAAAGATAGATTCGAGTTCGTATGGGTCGTTGACTTCCCTATGTTCGAAGTTGAAGACGGACGCGTAAAAGCACTTCACCATCCGTTTACTATGCCAAAAGACACTGATAAAGAGGATGTCGAAGAGATCGAATCTATAGCTTACGATATCGTACTTAACGGTGTCGAGCTAGGCGGTGGTAGTATCCGTATCCATAAACCTGAAGTTCAAGAAGAGATATTCAAACTTCTTGGAATCGGTGAAGAGGAAGCACAAGAAAAATTTGGTTTCCTACTTGATGCACTAAAATTCGGTGCACCGCCACACGGTGGTTTTGCTATCGGTTTTGACAGACTTATGATGCTTATCTCTAAAAAATCAAGCATCCGTGATGTCATCGCATTCCCTAAAACACAAAAAGCTTCATGTATCTTGACTCAGGCTCCAAGCACTGTCGATAACGACCAGTTAAAAGAGCTTCATATCAGAGTCCGTGAGCAAGTAAAAGCATAA
- a CDS encoding OprD family outer membrane porin, producing the protein MKKSRMIKISLATLVFCTSAQLLAQDDAPKQALKTNYQLVYNLKPAKADSFTNMFKEGNFFGRLRSNTFMYNWEKETATQKNHMTSGLGGSLVFQSAVFDDFDFRTALYYSHGFTNLSSDNAKYMKAGADVLSRFDYSNTGSQDLGVLGQAYIRYSGIQDSDIKVGRQLVETFYTKSNDTKMIPNTFDAVVFDTKLLPKTSLTVGYLAKEKLRNHTDSHSVLMYGDANSSSSTNPAWDENDDSAMHKGLTYTALKAAGKPTDAPLIVVDVHNKSIENLNIDAAYYNVPELISQAMIEGNYKVAINSDWSVTPGVRYIKQFDDGAGAVGGAAYDGTTTGYKDPTSLDSQMLAARLVTKYKKFQLNLGYSHVFDEADLITPWRGFPTAGYTRSMARYNWIANTKSYRAELSINGNKTGVYKDVFMQLSVLHTDADESKGQFDENFYYAGFTQNLPMMPELQWRFRIGYADTKKVNADNTDTRFELNYLF; encoded by the coding sequence ATGAAGAAAAGTAGAATGATTAAGATATCGTTGGCGACTTTGGTTTTTTGTACAAGCGCGCAACTATTGGCACAAGATGACGCACCAAAGCAGGCTTTAAAGACGAACTATCAGCTAGTTTACAATCTAAAACCGGCAAAAGCGGATAGTTTTACAAACATGTTCAAAGAGGGAAACTTTTTCGGAAGACTTAGATCAAATACATTTATGTATAACTGGGAAAAAGAAACAGCAACACAAAAAAATCATATGACAAGCGGTCTTGGCGGTTCTCTTGTTTTTCAAAGTGCTGTTTTTGATGACTTTGATTTTAGAACAGCTCTTTACTACAGTCACGGATTTACAAATCTCTCATCAGATAATGCAAAGTATATGAAAGCCGGTGCAGATGTATTGAGCCGTTTTGATTACAGCAATACAGGTTCTCAAGATCTCGGAGTACTGGGTCAGGCATATATCAGATACAGTGGTATACAAGACAGTGATATTAAAGTCGGGCGTCAGCTTGTAGAGACTTTTTACACAAAATCAAATGACACGAAGATGATCCCGAACACTTTTGATGCAGTCGTCTTTGACACAAAACTGCTGCCAAAGACATCTTTGACTGTAGGCTATCTTGCTAAAGAGAAGCTCCGTAACCATACGGACTCACATTCTGTACTTATGTATGGAGATGCAAACTCATCATCATCGACAAATCCTGCATGGGATGAGAATGATGACAGTGCGATGCATAAAGGTCTTACATATACGGCTTTAAAAGCAGCAGGAAAACCGACAGATGCTCCTTTGATAGTCGTCGATGTACACAATAAATCTATAGAGAACCTTAACATAGATGCAGCTTACTATAACGTCCCGGAACTTATCTCTCAAGCGATGATAGAGGGTAACTATAAAGTAGCTATAAACAGTGATTGGTCTGTGACACCGGGTGTGAGATACATCAAACAGTTCGATGACGGAGCAGGGGCTGTAGGCGGTGCTGCATATGACGGTACGACTACAGGCTACAAAGATCCGACTTCGTTAGATTCTCAGATGCTAGCTGCGAGATTGGTGACTAAATATAAAAAATTCCAGTTAAACCTTGGATATTCTCATGTTTTTGACGAAGCCGATCTTATAACGCCTTGGAGAGGTTTTCCTACCGCAGGATATACCCGTTCGATGGCTCGTTATAACTGGATTGCAAATACAAAAAGTTACCGTGCAGAACTCTCTATAAACGGCAATAAAACAGGTGTCTATAAAGATGTGTTTATGCAGCTTTCCGTACTGCATACAGATGCTGACGAAAGCAAGGGACAGTTTGACGAAAACTTCTACTACGCGGGATTTACACAAAACCTTCCGATGATGCCTGAGCTTCAATGGCGTTTTAGAATAGGGTATGCGGATACTAAAAAAGTAAATGCGGATAATACAGATACGCGTTTTGAACTAAACTATCTCTTTTAA
- the modA gene encoding molybdate ABC transporter substrate-binding protein, protein MKKTVLALILSISSLFAGEINLAVAANVSYAMDELKAEFAKMHPGTKIEVTLGSSGKLTAQIKNGAPYGLFMSANMKYPEALYKDGIATTKPVVYAQGALAYFSSKKQDFSQGIKLLNSKDIQKIAVANPKTAPYGKAAVEAMKNGGVLDSVKTKFVYAESISQTVAYSISAADIGFIAKSSLYSPKMVQYKEGINFKDVDPSLYTPIKQGIVLLKFADANKEYKDFYDFILSAKAKEIFKKYGYLVQ, encoded by the coding sequence ATGAAAAAAACAGTTTTAGCCTTAATACTTTCGATCTCTTCGCTTTTTGCAGGAGAGATCAATCTGGCAGTGGCTGCCAATGTCAGTTATGCAATGGATGAGTTAAAAGCAGAGTTTGCAAAGATGCATCCCGGTACAAAAATTGAAGTGACACTAGGCAGCAGTGGTAAGCTTACCGCTCAGATAAAAAACGGTGCACCGTACGGACTTTTTATGTCTGCAAACATGAAATATCCGGAGGCTCTTTATAAAGATGGTATTGCAACTACAAAACCTGTTGTTTACGCACAGGGTGCTTTGGCGTACTTTAGTTCAAAGAAACAGGATTTTTCGCAAGGGATCAAGCTTCTTAATTCTAAAGATATTCAAAAGATTGCTGTAGCAAACCCTAAAACGGCGCCTTACGGTAAAGCGGCGGTGGAAGCGATGAAAAACGGAGGTGTACTTGACAGTGTTAAAACAAAGTTCGTTTATGCTGAAAGTATCTCTCAAACAGTCGCTTACTCTATTAGTGCTGCAGATATCGGTTTTATCGCAAAATCTTCACTGTATTCGCCAAAAATGGTACAGTATAAAGAGGGCATAAACTTTAAAGATGTCGATCCTTCACTCTATACTCCAATAAAACAGGGTATAGTTTTACTTAAATTTGCAGATGCGAATAAGGAATATAAAGATTTTTATGACTTTATTTTAAGTGCAAAAGCAAAAGAGATATTTAAAAAGTATGGATACCTAGTTCAATGA
- a CDS encoding TOBE domain-containing protein has translation MNIINATITDIKKYEEISAVSFNANGVEISMVALELDPELKIGTKVQLKAKATNIALAKGFNSQISIANQLEAVVEDVVNGEILCSVKLSVKETVIESIITQKSAVSMDIKTGDRLIALIKSNDISIASFESEF, from the coding sequence ATGAATATAATCAATGCGACTATCACTGATATAAAAAAATATGAAGAGATCTCAGCGGTATCTTTTAATGCAAACGGCGTAGAGATAAGTATGGTCGCTTTAGAGTTGGATCCAGAACTTAAAATCGGTACAAAAGTACAGCTAAAGGCCAAAGCGACAAATATCGCTTTGGCTAAAGGCTTTAATTCGCAGATAAGTATAGCCAACCAACTCGAAGCTGTAGTAGAAGATGTCGTAAACGGCGAGATATTATGCAGTGTAAAGCTCTCGGTAAAAGAGACTGTCATAGAGAGTATCATCACTCAAAAATCCGCTGTTTCTATGGATATAAAGACGGGTGACAGACTCATCGCTCTTATAAAATCAAATGATATATCAATAGCATCATTTGAATCAGAATTTTGA
- the modD gene encoding ModD protein — translation MPLLLDAELLEYIREDIPYFDLTTTLLGSDFEKAKLEIKTREEIVVACSEEAARIAELLGCKVEFFVPSSKRVKAGETIMSIEAKGEILHQAWKLTQVLLEYACGMATYANDMLLNVQKVNKHCEILVTRKSIPFAKQFAIRALLCGGILPHRLGLSESILVFSHHRSLFKDSDAFKEGFKELRLRAVEKKVVVECEGFDDAKEMLSLGADVVQMDKCDIQMLTELMEYRQKEFPSAKIIAAGGINKMNVAEFAKTGVDAIITSSPYQAKMADISVKWIKI, via the coding sequence ATGCCTCTACTTTTAGATGCCGAACTTTTAGAGTATATACGTGAAGATATACCATACTTTGATCTGACTACAACACTGCTCGGTTCAGATTTTGAAAAGGCAAAACTGGAGATAAAGACAAGAGAGGAGATAGTCGTAGCATGTAGTGAAGAAGCGGCACGAATAGCTGAACTTTTAGGTTGTAAGGTTGAGTTTTTTGTGCCATCGTCAAAAAGAGTTAAAGCAGGCGAGACGATCATGAGCATTGAAGCAAAAGGAGAGATCCTGCATCAGGCATGGAAACTCACCCAGGTGCTTTTGGAATATGCATGCGGGATGGCTACATACGCAAACGATATGCTCTTAAACGTGCAAAAAGTAAATAAACATTGTGAGATATTGGTCACAAGAAAAAGTATCCCTTTTGCTAAGCAGTTTGCTATCCGCGCATTGTTGTGCGGAGGCATACTGCCTCACAGACTGGGACTTTCGGAGTCCATACTCGTCTTTTCTCACCATCGTTCTCTTTTTAAGGACAGTGATGCATTTAAAGAGGGATTTAAAGAGTTAAGATTAAGAGCTGTTGAGAAAAAAGTGGTGGTCGAATGTGAAGGTTTCGATGATGCAAAAGAGATGCTTTCACTCGGTGCAGATGTTGTCCAGATGGATAAATGCGACATACAGATGCTTACTGAGCTTATGGAGTACAGACAAAAAGAGTTTCCAAGTGCAAAGATCATAGCTGCAGGAGGCATAAACAAGATGAATGTTGCAGAGTTCGCAAAAACAGGTGTGGATGCCATCATAACAAGCAGCCCTTATCAGGCGAAGATGGCAGATATCAGCGTAAAATGGATAAAAATATGA
- the modB gene encoding molybdate ABC transporter permease subunit translates to MDKNMNALNFEPFFLSFKLAAFTTVILFIIALPLSWWLSQTNNRFKPMIEAFVSLPIVLPPSVLGFYILYALSYNSPFGAFMDEYFGVKMVFNFTGLVIASCFYSFPFMVQPLQSGFESLNKNMLEASYIAGKSRLVTLLHVALPNIKPALITALIITFAHTVGEFGVVLMVGGSIPGETKVASVAIYEYVEIMDYTSAHIYSIIMVLISFFVLLGVYIFNQRQSRKMGII, encoded by the coding sequence ATGGATAAAAATATGAATGCATTAAACTTTGAACCCTTTTTCCTCTCTTTTAAACTGGCGGCTTTTACAACCGTGATACTTTTTATCATTGCTCTGCCTCTTAGCTGGTGGCTGAGCCAGACAAACAACAGGTTTAAGCCTATGATCGAAGCATTTGTGTCACTGCCTATCGTGTTACCGCCGTCAGTCTTAGGGTTTTACATACTCTATGCGCTTTCATACAACTCTCCTTTTGGTGCGTTTATGGATGAGTATTTCGGTGTAAAGATGGTCTTTAATTTTACGGGACTTGTGATAGCGAGCTGTTTTTATTCTTTTCCTTTTATGGTGCAGCCGCTTCAAAGCGGGTTTGAATCACTCAATAAAAACATGCTTGAAGCATCATATATTGCAGGTAAGAGCAGGCTTGTCACTCTCTTACATGTAGCGCTTCCAAACATCAAACCTGCACTTATCACGGCACTTATCATCACATTTGCTCATACTGTAGGCGAATTCGGTGTTGTTTTGATGGTCGGAGGATCTATCCCCGGAGAGACAAAAGTCGCTTCTGTTGCGATCTATGAGTATGTTGAGATCATGGACTATACATCTGCGCATATATACAGCATTATAATGGTGCTTATAAGCTTTTTTGTCTTACTCGGGGTCTATATATTCAATCAACGACAAAGTCGTAAAATGGGCATAATATAA